In one window of Methanolobus mangrovi DNA:
- a CDS encoding phosphoadenylyl-sulfate reductase codes for MPEQNAELEKEIGQLAEDYRDRSPQEILRYALNRFESDITIAFSGAEDVVLIDMATKIMPGVSVFSLDTGRLHPETYRFFNVVRERYDIPLEVFFANREKTEELVLKKGMFSFYRDGHGECCAVRKVDPLRRSLGTRAAWITGQRKDQSPNTRSEIPVMEVDTVFGEGKLIKFNPLANWSSKQVWDYIRENDVPYNELHKKGYVSIGCEPCTRPVLPGQHEREGRWWWEEATKKECGLHSGNIRPRV; via the coding sequence ATGCCAGAACAAAATGCGGAATTAGAAAAAGAGATAGGACAATTGGCTGAGGACTATAGGGACCGTTCTCCACAGGAAATCCTTCGGTATGCCCTCAATAGGTTTGAAAGTGATATTACCATTGCATTCAGTGGTGCTGAGGATGTCGTGCTCATCGATATGGCTACAAAGATCATGCCGGGTGTGAGTGTCTTCTCTCTGGATACTGGTCGTCTGCACCCTGAAACATACAGGTTCTTCAATGTGGTGCGGGAACGCTATGATATCCCGCTTGAGGTATTCTTTGCTAATAGGGAAAAGACTGAGGAACTTGTCCTGAAGAAAGGTATGTTCTCATTCTACAGAGACGGGCATGGTGAGTGTTGTGCTGTCAGGAAGGTAGATCCGCTCAGGCGTTCTCTGGGTACAAGGGCCGCATGGATAACAGGCCAGCGCAAGGACCAGAGTCCCAACACACGTTCAGAGATCCCTGTAATGGAAGTCGATACGGTATTTGGTGAGGGCAAACTTATAAAGTTCAATCCTCTGGCTAACTGGAGCTCAAAACAGGTATGGGATTACATCAGAGAGAACGATGTTCCTTACAATGAGCTTCATAAGAAGGGATACGTCAGCATTGGGTGTGAACCATGTACCAGGCCGGTCCTGCCGGGACAACATGAGCGTGAAGGGCGCTGGTGGTGGGAAGAAGCCACCAAGAAGGAATGTGGTCTTCACTCTGGAAATATAAGGCCCCGTGTTTGA
- the cysD gene encoding sulfate adenylyltransferase subunit CysD: MAIKEESYRLSNLKALEAESIGIIREVAAEFDNPVMLYSVGKDSSVMAHLAIKAFYPKKVPFPLLHIDTGYKFPEMYEFRDYYTKKHELDLRIHRNEEALKRGVNPLSVGTVKCCADLKTKALLDALKEGGYDAAFGGARRDEEKSRAKERIYSFRDKHGQWNPKNQKPELWSLFNSKIDPGESIRVFPLSNWTELDIWTYIYHENIDIVPLYFAKERPVIEKNGQLIPVYTDEHEGEVKDVMCRFRTLGCHYCTGAVKSEADTLPKIIEEMMVARHSERITRVIDHDQDSSMEQKKKEGYF, translated from the coding sequence ATGGCCATTAAGGAAGAATCTTACCGGCTTTCAAATCTAAAGGCACTTGAAGCCGAAAGCATAGGTATCATTAGGGAAGTAGCTGCAGAATTCGATAATCCTGTAATGCTATATTCGGTAGGAAAGGATTCATCAGTGATGGCTCATCTTGCGATAAAGGCCTTTTACCCGAAAAAGGTACCTTTCCCATTATTGCATATCGATACCGGATACAAGTTCCCTGAGATGTATGAATTCAGGGACTATTACACAAAGAAGCATGAGCTTGACCTGAGGATTCACAGGAATGAGGAAGCTCTCAAAAGAGGGGTAAATCCTCTTTCCGTTGGAACGGTCAAATGTTGTGCCGATCTTAAGACGAAAGCACTCCTTGATGCATTAAAGGAAGGAGGTTATGATGCAGCATTCGGAGGTGCCCGGAGGGATGAGGAGAAATCAAGGGCAAAGGAAAGGATCTATTCATTCCGCGACAAGCATGGACAATGGAATCCTAAGAACCAGAAACCTGAGCTATGGAGCCTCTTCAACTCAAAGATCGACCCGGGAGAATCCATCAGGGTATTCCCACTCTCGAACTGGACAGAGCTGGATATCTGGACCTATATCTACCATGAGAACATCGATATCGTCCCTCTTTACTTCGCAAAGGAAAGACCTGTCATAGAGAAGAATGGTCAGCTTATCCCTGTTTACACGGATGAGCATGAGGGGGAGGTCAAAGATGTCATGTGCCGCTTCAGGACACTGGGGTGCCACTATTGTACAGGTGCAGTAAAATCCGAGGCAGATACCCTGCCGAAGATAATTGAAGAGATGATGGTTGCCCGCCATTCCGAGCGTATTACAAGGGTGATCGATCATGACCAGGATAGTTCCATGGAACAAAAGAAGAAGGAGGGATACTTTTGA
- the cysN gene encoding sulfate adenylyltransferase subunit CysN, with translation MSSDSLIEQNQNIDLLRFATAGSVDDGKSTLIGRLLYDSKSIFEDQLNTIRTFSRAHRNQEIDYSLVTDGLKSEREQGITIDVAYRFFSTPKRRFIIADTPGHEQYTRNMATGASNASLALILVDARNGVVTQTKRHSFISSLLGIRNFVVAVNKMDLVDYSEEVFDNIVNEFNAFADKLSDESVYYIPISALKGDNVIERSENMPWYKGSTLLDYLENVNVSGGRNLVEFRFPVQYVNWGGGDDFRGYCGTIASGVIHKGDKVRVLPSGKTSKISRIVTYDGDLDYAFAPMAVTLCLEDDIDISRGDTIAKVDDLPGIAGSLEANVVWMDSTPLEIGKDYFIKHTTSTVKGNFEEVVHEFDPDDISMKSSEFLGLNGIGKVKIELKSPIFADIYSENRATGSFIVIDPLTNQTAAAGMITKYKQVSPDKACKAVKARIITYTGDKKEEAKVNYDRLSMHGTHCIYVDDDLLQETLCKGVPMDSVKYTEMIDDLCKIATRSGVSVVVCSDHLSS, from the coding sequence TTGAGCTCTGACTCTCTGATCGAACAGAATCAGAATATCGATCTGTTGCGGTTTGCCACCGCAGGCAGTGTAGATGACGGTAAATCGACACTGATCGGCAGATTGCTATATGATTCAAAATCAATATTTGAGGACCAGTTGAATACTATCAGGACCTTCTCAAGGGCCCACAGGAACCAGGAGATCGATTATTCCCTTGTGACAGACGGTCTGAAGTCAGAAAGAGAGCAGGGGATTACGATAGATGTCGCTTACAGGTTCTTCTCAACCCCAAAGAGGCGTTTCATAATAGCCGATACTCCTGGTCATGAACAATATACAAGGAACATGGCCACGGGTGCATCCAATGCATCCCTTGCACTGATCCTTGTTGATGCCAGGAACGGGGTCGTGACACAGACTAAGAGGCATTCGTTCATCTCGTCCCTGCTGGGTATCCGGAACTTTGTAGTTGCGGTCAATAAGATGGATCTTGTGGACTATTCGGAAGAGGTGTTCGATAATATCGTCAATGAGTTCAACGCTTTTGCTGATAAATTATCGGATGAATCTGTCTACTACATTCCCATAAGCGCGCTTAAAGGTGACAATGTCATCGAAAGGAGCGAGAATATGCCATGGTACAAAGGATCCACATTGCTTGACTATCTGGAGAATGTGAATGTCTCAGGTGGTCGCAATCTGGTTGAGTTCAGGTTCCCTGTCCAGTATGTTAACTGGGGTGGAGGCGATGATTTCAGGGGCTATTGTGGTACAATAGCTTCAGGTGTTATCCACAAGGGGGATAAAGTAAGAGTGCTCCCTTCAGGAAAGACGAGCAAGATATCAAGGATCGTCACGTATGACGGGGACCTTGATTATGCCTTTGCTCCTATGGCAGTGACACTTTGCCTTGAGGATGATATTGACATAAGTCGCGGTGATACGATCGCGAAGGTCGATGACCTTCCCGGAATTGCCGGAAGCCTTGAGGCAAATGTAGTATGGATGGATAGTACTCCCCTGGAGATAGGGAAAGATTATTTCATCAAACATACTACCAGCACGGTGAAGGGTAATTTCGAAGAAGTGGTCCATGAGTTCGACCCTGATGACATCAGTATGAAATCATCAGAGTTCTTAGGTCTGAATGGGATCGGTAAGGTCAAGATCGAGCTAAAAAGCCCGATATTTGCCGATATCTATTCCGAGAACAGGGCAACGGGTTCGTTCATCGTGATCGATCCCCTCACAAACCAGACTGCTGCTGCCGGTATGATCACTAAATACAAGCAGGTATCTCCTGATAAGGCATGTAAAGCTGTAAAGGCCAGGATCATTACGTATACGGGCGATAAAAAAGAAGAGGCAAAGGTCAATTATGACCGCCTTTCCATGCACGGTACACATTGTATCTACGTAGATGATGATCTGCTACAGGAAACTCTTTGTAAGGGTGTCCCGATGGACAGTGTCAAATATACAGAGATGATCGATGACCTGTGTAAGATCGCTACAAGATCGGGTGTGTCGGTGGTCGTGTGCTCTGATCATCTGAGCAGTTGA
- a CDS encoding ABC transporter substrate-binding protein codes for MKRLRIGHLSTMYHSSFILMGTDWLEKAGIEAEWKLFGGGPAIVNAFENDVIDIGYIGLPPAMIGIDRGLQIKCVAGGHVEGTVMIATPEFLTFDEYKNDSTLFLNQFKGLTIACPPAGSIHDVIIRNYIKDTGHENDIDVLNYEWADMIPEAIADGDIKVAVGTPSLAVVAKRYCDAKIVIPPEKLWPDNPSYGIVATCDIIENSSETLLKFIELHEKASAFICEHTGEAAKLISRTIKIVDEDFVRDMYEVSPKYSAGISENYMASTMRFVDVLNELGYISDKLRQEDIFDLRFVKELQL; via the coding sequence ATGAAAAGATTGAGGATCGGACATCTTTCAACCATGTACCATAGCTCATTCATATTGATGGGAACGGACTGGCTGGAAAAGGCAGGAATAGAAGCCGAATGGAAACTTTTTGGCGGCGGGCCTGCAATTGTCAATGCATTTGAAAATGATGTGATAGACATAGGATATATTGGCCTCCCCCCTGCAATGATAGGAATTGACAGAGGACTGCAGATCAAATGTGTTGCAGGTGGCCATGTTGAAGGAACGGTGATGATAGCTACACCTGAATTCTTGACTTTTGATGAATACAAAAATGATAGTACACTTTTTTTAAACCAGTTCAAAGGACTTACTATCGCCTGTCCGCCAGCAGGCTCTATCCATGACGTGATCATCAGGAATTATATCAAAGATACAGGCCATGAGAACGATATCGATGTTCTCAACTATGAATGGGCTGACATGATTCCTGAAGCCATAGCAGATGGAGACATAAAGGTTGCAGTTGGAACACCATCATTGGCCGTTGTTGCAAAAAGATACTGTGATGCAAAGATAGTGATCCCACCTGAAAAGCTATGGCCCGATAATCCAAGTTACGGGATAGTTGCAACCTGCGATATAATTGAAAACTCGTCAGAGACTCTTTTAAAGTTCATAGAATTGCACGAGAAAGCCAGCGCATTCATTTGTGAGCATACCGGAGAAGCAGCAAAACTGATTTCCAGAACGATAAAAATAGTTGATGAGGACTTTGTACGTGATATGTATGAAGTATCACCCAAATACTCAGCAGGCATCTCTGAAAATTACATGGCATCTACCATGCGATTCGTGGATGTGTTAAATGAACTTGGATATATTTCAGACAAGCTCAGGCAGGAAGATATCTTTGACCTTCGTTTTGTGAAGGAACTTCAACTTTAA
- a CDS encoding MoaD family protein translates to MVFVKFSSALNNITKTRATNINLGDTTVKALFEQLVTEYGKDFETNLFQDGEIRRFVNVYVNGEDIRHLCGSDTKITDNDEISILPAISGG, encoded by the coding sequence ATGGTATTTGTAAAATTTTCATCGGCCTTGAACAACATAACAAAAACAAGAGCTACGAACATCAATCTTGGCGATACTACAGTAAAGGCTCTTTTTGAGCAACTTGTCACTGAGTACGGCAAGGATTTTGAAACAAACCTGTTTCAGGACGGAGAAATAAGAAGGTTTGTCAATGTCTATGTCAACGGCGAGGACATAAGACACCTTTGCGGCTCGGACACCAAAATAACCGACAACGATGAAATATCAATCCTTCCTGCGATAAGCGGAGGATAA
- the moeB gene encoding molybdopterin-synthase adenylyltransferase MoeB: MISEFTEEQIRRYSRHIILQEVGGKGQQMLLSSKVLCIGAGGLGSPIIQYLAAAGVGTIGIVDDDVVDLSNLQRQVIHGGNVDLPKVESAKRYVENLNPDVDVITYRERLNPDNVLDIIKDYDIVVDGSDNFATRYLVNDACVLAKKPLSHGSIFRFEGQVTTILPDEGPCYRCLFEHAPPAGMVPSCQEAGVIGVLPGIIGVIQATEVIKYLLGFGEMLKGRLVFYDAFNMSFDEIKVRKNPSCPVCGENPSIISIEDENYQQGGGVCSIG, encoded by the coding sequence ATGATAAGTGAGTTTACTGAAGAGCAGATCAGGCGGTATTCGAGACATATTATACTGCAGGAAGTTGGTGGGAAGGGGCAGCAAATGCTGCTGTCCTCAAAAGTACTCTGTATAGGTGCCGGGGGGCTTGGTTCCCCTATAATACAGTACCTGGCTGCCGCCGGAGTCGGGACCATCGGTATTGTTGATGATGATGTTGTCGACCTTAGCAACCTTCAAAGACAGGTTATTCATGGTGGCAATGTCGACCTTCCTAAAGTGGAATCTGCAAAAAGATACGTTGAAAACCTCAATCCTGATGTGGATGTTATCACTTACCGTGAAAGACTCAATCCAGATAATGTTCTTGATATCATAAAGGATTACGACATCGTAGTGGATGGCTCTGACAATTTTGCCACAAGATATCTTGTGAACGATGCCTGTGTGCTTGCGAAGAAACCTCTTTCACATGGCAGTATCTTCCGTTTTGAAGGTCAGGTGACTACTATCCTGCCGGATGAGGGTCCTTGCTATAGATGCCTTTTTGAACATGCGCCACCAGCCGGAATGGTTCCAAGCTGCCAGGAAGCCGGGGTCATCGGTGTACTTCCGGGTATCATTGGAGTTATTCAGGCAACCGAGGTTATCAAATACCTGCTCGGATTCGGCGAGATGCTGAAAGGCCGGCTTGTCTTCTATGATGCATTTAACATGTCGTTCGATGAGATAAAAGTCCGCAAGAATCCTTCATGTCCTGTATGCGGTGAAAATCCTTCGATAATATCAATAGAGGATGAGAATTACCAGCAGGGCGGTGGAGTATGCAGTATTGGGTAG
- a CDS encoding threonyl-tRNA synthetase editing domain-containing protein has translation MKMLMFDTEYFWFETFSKNLDHVDDLETEERIEDTAVAFIHAEVEDEPRKDKVVKKAVSNLKWYLNKVNKNRIVLHSFAHLSSSKSSPEFAMEVLSEIKTKLENKEVEVHTTAFGYFSEFSIHVRGESLAKVFKEI, from the coding sequence ATGAAGATGTTAATGTTCGATACGGAATACTTTTGGTTTGAGACCTTCAGTAAGAACCTTGATCATGTGGATGATCTTGAAACAGAAGAACGGATAGAAGATACTGCAGTTGCTTTCATCCATGCTGAGGTAGAGGATGAGCCACGAAAGGATAAAGTGGTAAAAAAGGCAGTATCAAATCTGAAATGGTATCTCAATAAGGTGAATAAGAACAGGATAGTACTGCACTCGTTTGCTCATCTGTCTTCCAGTAAATCCTCTCCTGAATTTGCGATGGAAGTACTTTCAGAGATCAAAACAAAACTGGAAAATAAGGAAGTCGAGGTTCATACAACTGCTTTCGGATACTTTTCAGAATTTTCCATTCATGTTCGCGGTGAATCGCTGGCAAAAGTGTTCAAGGAAATCTGA
- a CDS encoding AI-2E family transporter produces MVEVMNHSSKMPQALLVLSVLAAVLIYALYPFINAFFGAFILYVVFKPLYMYMTTKKNINKNIAAFGIIFLTIILIMIPLYLLITVVIIQIQNILFDTGTLPGYVETINLYISNLHLEGLPLGINLSEKITEVASSAANFFSIMLVNAIQSLGQRIIEFVIMYFLLFYLLVGMDSRCSMKLQNAIPFSKENTDILQKEFKSIVNATLISSGIIAIIQGTILTITFLLLGVEGAFLWGFVTVLLSFLPVVGATLIWLPAAMIQLVQQDYFTAVGILIGGAILSSIDNFLRPVIQKKVGRIHPLESLIGVIIGLNLFGLLGIIIGPLLISYVVLMAKMFNEEYLTDIENKNN; encoded by the coding sequence ATGGTAGAAGTAATGAACCACTCAAGCAAGATGCCACAGGCACTTCTGGTACTTAGTGTACTGGCTGCGGTACTTATTTATGCACTATATCCCTTCATCAACGCTTTTTTTGGAGCTTTTATCCTATACGTGGTCTTCAAACCTCTTTATATGTACATGACGACGAAAAAGAACATAAACAAAAATATCGCGGCTTTTGGAATCATTTTTCTCACAATTATATTGATAATGATACCTTTATACCTGCTAATAACCGTTGTTATCATCCAGATACAAAATATCCTGTTTGACACGGGCACTCTCCCCGGATATGTGGAAACTATCAATCTCTACATAAGTAATCTGCATCTTGAAGGATTACCACTTGGCATCAATCTCAGTGAAAAGATAACAGAGGTGGCCTCATCAGCTGCTAATTTCTTTAGTATCATGCTTGTAAATGCAATTCAAAGCCTGGGACAAAGGATCATTGAATTTGTAATTATGTATTTCCTTCTTTTTTACCTGCTTGTAGGAATGGATTCAAGATGCTCGATGAAGCTTCAGAATGCAATACCATTCAGCAAGGAGAATACAGACATCCTTCAGAAAGAATTCAAGTCCATTGTCAATGCAACGCTTATCAGTTCAGGAATAATTGCCATTATACAGGGAACAATACTCACAATAACATTTCTCCTACTTGGAGTTGAGGGGGCATTTCTCTGGGGATTTGTTACAGTCCTTCTTTCATTCCTGCCAGTAGTGGGTGCGACACTTATATGGCTGCCTGCAGCCATGATCCAACTTGTCCAGCAGGATTACTTTACCGCCGTAGGAATTCTCATTGGAGGAGCCATCCTCAGTTCAATTGATAATTTCCTTAGACCAGTAATTCAGAAAAAAGTAGGACGAATCCACCCCCTGGAATCACTCATAGGAGTTATTATCGGACTAAACCTGTTCGGCCTGCTTGGAATTATTATAGGACCACTGTTAATATCATACGTAGTCCTTATGGCAAAAATGTTCAATGAGGAATACCTTACTGATATCGAAAACAAAAATAATTAA
- a CDS encoding YihY/virulence factor BrkB family protein — protein MISGYIGLFRKTLDKWIEDDGITNSAALSFHALIGLPALLLFALFIGSIFLKQQIIEAAIITDVSLLADDLSMQALNMLFTQLSISSSPGFGIILSFLIYLWSAGNIFLQLQKMINKMWGLRISNRSWLHQFVRKRVSALVAALAFGMLVAMSTVFELVFFVISDNLESVLSISTGAVKYASFWINFATLIVLFIYLFRVLPEANIDLKYVFTGSLLTVILLTVGKYLIGIYLAYSNITTVYGTIGSILIIFLWIYMSSIFVTFMAEFIGVYSEYDH, from the coding sequence ATGATATCAGGATATATCGGTCTTTTCAGAAAAACTCTGGATAAGTGGATAGAGGATGATGGTATCACAAATAGTGCAGCTCTTTCTTTTCATGCACTAATAGGCCTGCCTGCTCTTCTTCTCTTTGCTCTGTTCATAGGTAGTATCTTCCTGAAACAACAGATTATCGAGGCTGCCATTATTACAGATGTATCACTGCTTGCAGATGATCTTTCCATGCAGGCTTTGAATATGCTTTTCACACAGCTTTCTATAAGCAGCTCCCCTGGCTTTGGAATTATCTTGAGTTTCCTGATATATCTTTGGAGTGCAGGTAACATATTCCTTCAGCTCCAGAAGATGATAAATAAAATGTGGGGTCTGAGGATTTCTAACAGGAGCTGGCTTCATCAATTTGTCCGCAAAAGGGTCTCAGCTCTAGTTGCAGCTCTGGCATTTGGAATGCTTGTGGCAATGAGCACGGTTTTCGAACTGGTATTCTTTGTTATTTCCGATAATCTGGAATCAGTTCTTTCCATTTCAACCGGTGCTGTGAAATATGCGAGCTTTTGGATAAATTTTGCAACTCTGATCGTTCTTTTCATATACCTTTTCAGGGTGCTTCCGGAAGCAAACATCGATTTAAAATATGTTTTTACAGGTTCACTATTAACAGTTATCCTGCTTACGGTAGGTAAGTATCTGATAGGAATTTACCTTGCTTACAGTAATATAACTACTGTCTACGGAACTATAGGTTCAATACTTATCATTTTTCTCTGGATATATATGTCTTCCATATTTGTCACTTTCATGGCTGAATTCATAGGTGTCTATTCAGAATACGATCATTAA
- a CDS encoding TspO/MBR family protein, producing the protein MNWELIDWKKLIISIALCQLAGIVGGLFTYSSIPIWYASLVKPAFVPPSWLFSVVWPLLYLLMGSALYIIWNKGLQSSEITIAVKVFGVQLFLNILWSALFFGLRSPFMGFIEILVLWIAIVVNIVLFYRISRPAGMLLVPYILWVSFAVYLNYSLMVLNS; encoded by the coding sequence GTGAATTGGGAACTGATTGACTGGAAAAAACTGATAATTTCAATTGCCTTATGTCAGCTAGCTGGCATAGTTGGGGGACTCTTCACTTACAGTTCCATTCCAATATGGTATGCATCACTTGTAAAACCAGCCTTCGTTCCTCCAAGCTGGCTTTTTTCAGTGGTATGGCCTCTTCTTTATCTTCTAATGGGTAGTGCTCTTTATATTATATGGAACAAAGGCTTACAATCTTCTGAAATAACAATAGCAGTAAAAGTATTTGGAGTCCAGCTGTTTTTGAACATCCTCTGGTCAGCTTTGTTCTTTGGGTTGCGTTCTCCCTTCATGGGTTTTATTGAGATCCTTGTCTTATGGATTGCTATTGTAGTGAATATTGTGTTGTTCTACAGAATATCAAGACCCGCCGGAATGCTTCTTGTGCCATACATTCTCTGGGTGTCTTTTGCTGTCTATCTCAATTATTCTCTCATGGTATTGAATTCCTGA
- a CDS encoding carboxymuconolactone decarboxylase family protein: MEGHPLSIIQEKDSEFFNIIEGALENALSEGSIPLKYKLLIAMALDADHGAVDGVKVLAMQAMAEGATKEEIMEAVRIANYIGGIGSVYTAANALRDIL; encoded by the coding sequence ATGGAAGGACACCCACTGAGTATCATACAGGAAAAAGACAGTGAATTTTTCAATATAATAGAAGGAGCACTCGAAAATGCACTTTCTGAAGGCAGTATTCCGTTGAAATACAAATTACTCATAGCTATGGCACTTGATGCAGACCATGGAGCAGTCGATGGTGTGAAAGTACTTGCCATGCAGGCAATGGCTGAAGGAGCAACAAAGGAAGAAATTATGGAAGCGGTACGCATAGCAAACTATATCGGAGGTATAGGGAGCGTTTACACTGCAGCTAATGCTCTGAGAGATATCCTGTAA
- a CDS encoding TetR/AcrR family transcriptional regulator, whose product MSLREKKKQDTRTRIFEVSGKLFKDKGFENTTVDEITKEAGIAKGTFFNYFPRKESLLCYFREQKEEFIFSIMENQMSLNAPAKEKIKNFLVLVAENYEKDKELLKLLFFEHKRLVMNSDQRPTEKKQRHQRQERFISMLSDFLREGMDQGEIKKGIDLKIASESLNAIYFHSLMMWLHSDTDYSFSRDISAKIDIIFEGIGV is encoded by the coding sequence ATGTCCCTGCGAGAAAAAAAGAAACAGGATACAAGAACTCGTATCTTTGAAGTATCCGGCAAATTGTTCAAGGATAAAGGTTTTGAAAATACCACAGTTGATGAGATCACTAAAGAAGCTGGCATAGCTAAAGGCACATTCTTTAATTATTTTCCTAGAAAAGAGTCACTTTTGTGTTATTTCAGAGAGCAGAAAGAAGAATTTATCTTCAGCATAATGGAAAATCAAATGTCATTAAATGCTCCTGCGAAGGAAAAAATAAAGAATTTCCTTGTTCTGGTTGCAGAGAACTATGAAAAGGACAAGGAGCTTCTGAAATTATTATTCTTTGAGCACAAACGATTGGTTATGAACTCTGACCAGCGGCCAACTGAGAAAAAACAAAGGCATCAAAGGCAGGAACGTTTTATCAGTATGCTCTCTGATTTTCTCAGGGAAGGTATGGATCAGGGTGAAATTAAGAAGGGAATCGACCTGAAAATAGCATCAGAATCCCTGAATGCTATTTATTTCCACTCACTGATGATGTGGCTCCATTCTGATACAGACTACTCTTTTTCCAGGGATATATCCGCGAAGATCGATATAATATTCGAAGGCATTGGTGTATGA
- a CDS encoding ATP-binding cassette domain-containing protein encodes MYAITVENLVKKFGDFTAVNDLSFEIKSGEVFGLLGPNGAGKTTTMSMLSTMLKPTSGKASVNGFDIRTNEDDVRKSIGIVFQDQSLDEELTAYENMDFHGRLYRIPKNTRQKKIAELLKLVELDDKKDNLVKTYSGGMRRRLEIARGLLHEPKVLFLDEPTLGLDPQTRNHLWDYIAKLNQEKGITIILTTHYMEEADKLCHRIAIIDKGQIIAMDTSEKLKNDIGGDVITIVSSERDNLYSAIKSLPAIKNIELHDSSITIGLQNAEKHVAQIVNMASEKGILIDSLSIHKPTLEDVFLHFTGRTIREEEASTKDKMRMMQRVRR; translated from the coding sequence ATGTATGCAATCACAGTTGAGAATCTAGTTAAGAAATTCGGCGATTTTACTGCCGTGAACGATCTCTCATTCGAAATAAAGAGTGGTGAGGTATTCGGTCTGCTTGGTCCCAACGGAGCCGGCAAGACCACAACCATGTCAATGCTTTCAACAATGCTCAAACCAACATCCGGAAAAGCATCTGTCAATGGATTTGACATCCGGACAAATGAAGATGATGTACGTAAATCCATAGGGATAGTCTTCCAGGACCAGAGTCTGGATGAGGAACTCACGGCCTACGAGAACATGGATTTTCATGGAAGGCTTTATCGTATTCCTAAAAACACAAGGCAAAAAAAGATAGCAGAACTCCTGAAGCTGGTGGAACTGGATGATAAAAAAGACAATCTTGTGAAAACATATTCCGGTGGTATGAGGCGCCGTCTGGAGATTGCAAGGGGTTTGTTACATGAGCCGAAAGTACTTTTCCTGGATGAACCCACTCTTGGACTTGATCCGCAGACAAGGAATCACCTGTGGGATTACATAGCGAAGCTCAATCAAGAAAAAGGTATCACAATAATCCTCACCACACATTATATGGAAGAAGCAGACAAACTCTGCCACAGGATAGCAATAATAGACAAGGGCCAGATAATAGCAATGGATACTTCCGAAAAACTCAAAAATGACATTGGTGGTGATGTTATTACTATAGTCTCTTCTGAACGGGACAACCTGTATTCGGCTATAAAGTCCCTGCCTGCTATTAAGAATATCGAGCTTCATGATTCATCTATCACTATTGGCTTGCAAAATGCGGAAAAGCATGTTGCACAAATCGTCAACATGGCATCTGAAAAGGGTATCCTCATTGATTCCCTGTCAATTCATAAACCAACCCTTGAAGACGTGTTCCTGCACTTTACAGGCAGGACTATCAGGGAAGAGGAAGCCAGCACCAAAGACAAGATGCGCATGATGCAAAGAGTAAGGAGATGA